The genomic segment CCACTCAATCCATTAATCCCCGAAGCCTTGGAAAGATTGATGAGGAACGTTTCCAGCTGATCATTGAGGTGATGGGCTGTCACAAGAAATTCCAAATTCTCTTTCTCGCGGATTTCCTTAAAAAAACGGTAACGGAGTTCCCTGGCCCAGAGCTGAATAGAATTTTCAGGTTTTTGATCCTTTTCCGAAACTTCATACAAATGAAACGGAATATGATTTTTCTCACAAAAATCCTGAACCGTTTTCTGATCCAGTTCCGAATCTTCTCCCCTGAGTTTATAATTGATATGGGCCACCTGAAAATCAAGTTCCAAACCCTGAAACAGAGAGGCTAATACCATAGAATCCGCACCCCCGCTTACCGCCAGAAGATAGGTGTGGTTTTCCGGGTTCCGGACAAGGTTTTGAAGCTGGTTTTTAAAACTAATATTTTCCAAGAGGTATGTTGAGAATTTCTTTCATACAAAGATAATCCATATAATTCAATTGAATTTCCCTAACTTTGATTCGTCTAAAAATGATTATTTATGAAGATTATTAAAATTTTAGCAGTTTCTGCAATGGCGCTGGGGTTGACATCTTGTATCAGCAAAAAGCAATATGACGCTTTAAGTTCAAACTATAAGCAGTGTATTGAAAACATCGGCGAAAGACAAAGAGAAATCCAGGATTTAAAGTCTCAAAATTCTGCACTGACAGGGGAAAACAACCTTTTGAAAAGTCAGCATGAAGCTTTGAAATCATCTTTGGATGCCTGTCTTTCCAATACAGGGAAAAGCTCTGCAAATATTGATAAACTGGTTGGAGAAATTAATGCTTCCAATTCTTATATCAAGCAGCTGATTTCAAACAATGCTAAAAACGACAGTCTGAACATGGCATTGTCTAACAAGCTTAAAAGATCTCTTGATAACGTAGCAGATGATGACGTACAGGTGAAAGTGTTGAAAGGTGTAGTAATGATCTCACTTTCAGATAAAATGTTATATAAAACAGGAGACTACAATGTGCTGCCTGCTGCTCAGGAAATCTTAGGAAAAGTAGCTAAAGTGATCAATGATTACGATAAATATTCTGTCCTGATTGAGGGTAACACAGATAATGCTCCTTTAAGCTCTGCCAATCTGCCGAGAGACAACTGGGATCTTTCTGCATTGAGAGGTACTGCCATCGCTAAGATTCTTCAGACACAGTTTGGAGTAGATCCGGCGAGAATTACGGCAGGAGGACGTTCCGAGTACAATCCTAAAGCAACCAATATGAGCGTTTCAGGAAGAGCAGAAAACAGAAGAACAGAAATCATCATTATGCCTAAGCTGGATGAATTCATGAAACTGATGGATATTGCTCCTAAGAAGTAATTATAACAATTAATATCAATAAAAAAATCCCGAAGTTATTCGGGATTTTTGTTTGTCAGATCAGTTCTTCTTTTTTCAATAATGAAATAATCCGCTGCAAAAATGAATTGGATATTCGAGTTTTAGTTTTTTTTGATGAAGAATCCGCCTTGCCTTTTGGCCCTGCGGTCTTCTGATTCCCTGTGTTAATTAGTTTTCCCTCTGCATTCATTTCCTTTTGTCTTAGTGTTTTTACCCCTTGTTCTCTGCAAATGTATAACTAAACATCAGAAAAAAACATCCGTATTTTCCCGGTATTTTTCATGGGGTTTTTCCGGTATTCGAATCAGTAATATAGAGCTTTTTAAATAATATTAATTATAATAGTCTCTGGTTAGTAGAATAATGTGTATATTAGATTCCCTTTATGGGGAAATATATAGAGGTGTCCGAAAATCTTACAGAGTAGGAAAACCAAATTAAACTTATTACTATGAAAAATTTAAAAAAACTTTCAAGAGGAGAAATGAAAAATCTACAAGGTGCTGATTCAAGATGCAATCCGCAAATCATCTGTCAAAGAACCAGTGACTGCTGCCCTGGATGGGTATGTGCAACAAGAGGGCGGTATTGCGTAGCGCTTTAATTCATTCTACACAGAAATAGATAGAGCTATGAAGGAGAGATTAATTTCTCTCCTTTTTCGTTACATGTGGAGGGCAATAAGCTTTCCGGAAGAAATTTTAAATGCTTAAATTTGTTTAAACAAAAAGAGATATGAGTTTTTTTGAAGAAAAAAATCCCGAAATGGACAGGTACCTGGAAACCCATGCTTCCTCCGAACCTGAAATTTTGAGAAAACTTAGGAGAGAGACCTATCAGAAAACCACACAGCCGCATATGATCTCCGGATATCAGCAGGGAAGGCTCCTTACGATGGTGTCCCAGATGTTGCAACCCAGGAATGTACTGGAAATAGGAACTTTTACAGGATATGCCACGCTATGCCTTACTGCAGGTTTAGCCAAAGACGGGAAAATCACTACCCTGGATGTGAATGAAGATCTTGCTTATCTTCCTAAAAAATATTTTGAGGAAAGTGAATATGCTGAACAGATTGATTTTAAACTTCAGGATGCCAAAGAATTTTTAAGGGAAACCGATGAGATTTTTGATCTGGTTTTCATAGATGCGGACAAAGAAAATTATGCAGAATATTTCAGGCTCATTAAGCCGAGAACACAATCAGGTTCTGTAGTAATGTTTGATAATGTGTTATGGTACGGAAAAGTACTGGAAGAAAACCCAAAACAGAAATCCACACAGGTCATCAAAGAACTGAATGATTTGGTTGCAAAAGATGATGATTTTGAAAATCTTATTTTACCTTTGCGTGATGGAGTGAACTTCCTTCGCAGGAAGTAATTAAAATATTTAAAGATTAAAATATGATATGGCAATATTTTTTTAATCTTTACATTATTGAATCTTTTAATCTTAATACATGAATAAAGGAATTTGTAACGTTACAGTAGCACCGGTCCGCGCAGAAAATTCTGACAAGGCGGAAATTGTTACGGAAATGCTGTTTGGAGAAAGTGCAGATATTCTGGAGGTCAATAAAAACTGGACCATGATAAAAATGCACTATGACGGATATGAGGGATGGATAGATACCAAGCAGCTGAAACCTGTAACAGATGAAGAACTGGCAAAAAGAAAAGTCACCGTAGTTACTGAAGATTTCTCTTCCGTATTGATGAATGACGGTAAAACCCTTCTTTCGATGGGGTCTGAAGTAGAGTTTCCGGTGGTAGCCTCAAAAAGAAGCCACGATCTTCGTGAAAGTATTGCTCTGGCGGCCAAAGAATTCCTTAATGTGCCTTATTTATGGGGCGGCAAAAGTTTTTTTGCAGTAGACTGTTCCGGCTTCACACAGCTGGTTTATAAAATTCATGATATTAAGCTGCCGAGAGATACTTATCAGCAGGCAGAAGTAGGTGAACCCCTTACTTTCGTTGAAGAGAGTCAGCCGGGAGATTTAGCATTCTTTGAAAATCCTGAAGGGAAAATTATTCATGTAGGAATTATGCTGGATAACCAGAAAATTATTCATGCCTCCGGAAAAGTAAGGATTGATATCCTTGATTCTACCGGGATCTTTAATAAAGAAATGAATAAGCACACCCATAAACTCAGAGTGATCAAAAACTTATTATAATCTTAAAACGGTCTGGATGGAGAATGTTATTTTTACAATTTTTGATATTTTTAACTTCGGACTGCTTGTTTTTTTCTGGTGGTTTACCCTGAAGCATTATAAAACCCTGCCTGCAAGAATTCCTGTACATTTCGATTTTGACGGTAAAGCTGATAATTTCGGCAGCAAACTCTATTCTTTTATCACACCGGTTCTTGGGACGGTTTTGTATTTTTTCTTCGTGTATGCACTAAGACATCCTGAAGCAGTTAATTTTCCTGTAGAAATTACAGAGCAGAACAAAAGTGCCCAGTTCCTGATTATGGAAACTTTTTTGCGATGGCTGTTTGTGCTGGTGCTGCTTATTTTTATGAACGGACAGGATTATATGTTCAGGTACTCGTTTGATGATCGGGTGAAGCCCAGAGTTCCGATGTCTACAGCTATTTTATCTGTGATCGGGAGCCTGATGGTGGTGTTGGTTTTAGTAGGTCTGTTCAAATGATACAATCTAAAGACAATTCAAAGCATTACATCTGGGGAAATGCCTGTGACAGCTGGGTTTTAGAAGATTCGGAAGGCCTTTCCGTCAAGCAGGAAAAGATGCCTGCGGTGACTGCTGAAAAACTGCATTTTCATGAATCGGCAAAGCAGTTTTTTTATATTTTGGAAGGCGAGGCCGTTTTATATATCAACAGTGAAAAGTTTTTGGTGAAGAAAGGAGAAAGCATTTCTGTCCGGCCGAAATCAGAACATTTTATTGCCAATGAATCTCACAAGGCTGTGGAATTTCTTGTGATTTCCAACCCGTCAACTGCTCATGACCGAACTGAAATAAAAAAATAATCACATGTCCTTCCTATACAATATATTCATCAGTCTTCTCATTTTCGGAATGAAAGTTTTTTCGTTATTTAATGATAAAACTAAAAAAGGCGTTGAAGGCAGAAAGCAGTCTTTAAATAAAATAAAAAGCGCTTTTAACCCCTCAGATAAAGTGATCTGGATGCATGCGGCAAGTCTGGGTGAGTACGAGCAGGCACTTCCTGTTTTGGAGAAACTGAAAGAAAAATTTCCAGGACATAAAATTCTTGTAACTTTCTTCTCGCCTTCAGGTTATGAAAATGTGGTGAAAAAGAAACATATTGCAGACGTTATCTGTTATCTTCCTTTCGATAAAAAATCTACTGTAAAAGACTTTATTTCACAGTTTCATACTGAACTATTTTTTACGGTTAAATATGATTACTGGTATCATCTGCTGGCCGGACTTAAGGAGCAGGGGGCTAAGGTGTACGTCATCTCCGCTTTATTCTACGAAAGACAGGCTTTTTTCACATCTTACGGGAAATGGTTTGTAAAGCAGCTTAAAAAAAATGTAGATTGGTTCTTTCATCAGACTGAATTTTCTTTTGCGTTGGCTAAAAGTATCGGACTGACTCAATCTTCTGTAACAGGAGATACGAGGTTTGACCGGGTAAAGCAACTGAGAGCAAGAAATAACCATGTAGAATTGATTTCAGAATTTATAGGAGAACACAAAGCTGTGGTCTTTGGAAGTTCCTGGCAGGCGGAAGAAAAAATGGCTGCTGCTATTTACAGAATGAACCCGGATGTAAAACTGATTATTGCTCCTCATGATTTAAAGAGGGTGGGACACCTTAAACAGGCTTTCCCAGGCGCTTTGGTATACAGTGAAATTCAACAGACTCCACTTTCAACGCTTAATGCTCAGCTTCTGATCATAGACAGTATCGGATTATTATCAAAATTATATTCCTATGCAGATGTAGCGGTTGTAGGCGGAGGTTTTCATGATGCAGGACTGCATAATATCCTGGAGGCTGCCACATTTGGTGTGCCTGTTATTTTTGGAAACCATTACAGGAAAAATCCTGAGGCAGATGGCCTGATTGAAACCAATGGAGGGAAGTCCTTTGCCGAAGAATACGCTGCGGCTGATTTTGTATTATTTCTCTTTAATAATGAAGAAGAGCTGAAAGAAATGTCCGCTAATGCTGAGAAGTTTGTCAATGAAAAACCTGATGCAACAAACCTGATTATGCAGAAAATATCTTAAGTTTGAAAGTAGGAGAGTTTTAGAGTTTAGTGATATGGTTTATTGGGCTAGACGTTTCACATTTCACTTGCACAGCAAAATTGACTATTGACACTTCCTGATCTCAGTCTTAAGCCAAAAAAGTCTTGTGTCTGAAATCTGATGTCTCTCTCATCATCTTAAGAATCCCTGGCTTTTAATATCTTTTATAATCTGCTCTATGTTTTCCGGAATACGGTCAGACTGAAGCCAGTTGAAATCAAGGCCGTTATTGATGCAGAGTTTCTGTAGATAATGGTTTTCAAGTATTTTCTTTTGGGCTTCTTCCAGTAATTCATCGATCTCCATCCAGT from the Chryseobacterium phocaeense genome contains:
- a CDS encoding OmpA family protein → MKIIKILAVSAMALGLTSCISKKQYDALSSNYKQCIENIGERQREIQDLKSQNSALTGENNLLKSQHEALKSSLDACLSNTGKSSANIDKLVGEINASNSYIKQLISNNAKNDSLNMALSNKLKRSLDNVADDDVQVKVLKGVVMISLSDKMLYKTGDYNVLPAAQEILGKVAKVINDYDKYSVLIEGNTDNAPLSSANLPRDNWDLSALRGTAIAKILQTQFGVDPARITAGGRSEYNPKATNMSVSGRAENRRTEIIIMPKLDEFMKLMDIAPKK
- a CDS encoding CCPGW family putative bacteriocin — encoded protein: MKNLKKLSRGEMKNLQGADSRCNPQIICQRTSDCCPGWVCATRGRYCVAL
- a CDS encoding O-methyltransferase; the encoded protein is MSFFEEKNPEMDRYLETHASSEPEILRKLRRETYQKTTQPHMISGYQQGRLLTMVSQMLQPRNVLEIGTFTGYATLCLTAGLAKDGKITTLDVNEDLAYLPKKYFEESEYAEQIDFKLQDAKEFLRETDEIFDLVFIDADKENYAEYFRLIKPRTQSGSVVMFDNVLWYGKVLEENPKQKSTQVIKELNDLVAKDDDFENLILPLRDGVNFLRRK
- a CDS encoding C40 family peptidase, whose product is MNKGICNVTVAPVRAENSDKAEIVTEMLFGESADILEVNKNWTMIKMHYDGYEGWIDTKQLKPVTDEELAKRKVTVVTEDFSSVLMNDGKTLLSMGSEVEFPVVASKRSHDLRESIALAAKEFLNVPYLWGGKSFFAVDCSGFTQLVYKIHDIKLPRDTYQQAEVGEPLTFVEESQPGDLAFFENPEGKIIHVGIMLDNQKIIHASGKVRIDILDSTGIFNKEMNKHTHKLRVIKNLL
- a CDS encoding DUF1648 domain-containing protein, with protein sequence MENVIFTIFDIFNFGLLVFFWWFTLKHYKTLPARIPVHFDFDGKADNFGSKLYSFITPVLGTVLYFFFVYALRHPEAVNFPVEITEQNKSAQFLIMETFLRWLFVLVLLIFMNGQDYMFRYSFDDRVKPRVPMSTAILSVIGSLMVVLVLVGLFK
- a CDS encoding cupin domain-containing protein, producing the protein MIQSKDNSKHYIWGNACDSWVLEDSEGLSVKQEKMPAVTAEKLHFHESAKQFFYILEGEAVLYINSEKFLVKKGESISVRPKSEHFIANESHKAVEFLVISNPSTAHDRTEIKK
- a CDS encoding 3-deoxy-D-manno-octulosonic acid transferase encodes the protein MSFLYNIFISLLIFGMKVFSLFNDKTKKGVEGRKQSLNKIKSAFNPSDKVIWMHAASLGEYEQALPVLEKLKEKFPGHKILVTFFSPSGYENVVKKKHIADVICYLPFDKKSTVKDFISQFHTELFFTVKYDYWYHLLAGLKEQGAKVYVISALFYERQAFFTSYGKWFVKQLKKNVDWFFHQTEFSFALAKSIGLTQSSVTGDTRFDRVKQLRARNNHVELISEFIGEHKAVVFGSSWQAEEKMAAAIYRMNPDVKLIIAPHDLKRVGHLKQAFPGALVYSEIQQTPLSTLNAQLLIIDSIGLLSKLYSYADVAVVGGGFHDAGLHNILEAATFGVPVIFGNHYRKNPEADGLIETNGGKSFAEEYAAADFVLFLFNNEEELKEMSANAEKFVNEKPDATNLIMQKIS